In one window of Leptospira sp. WS92.C1 DNA:
- a CDS encoding D-alanine--D-alanine ligase has product MNEIFPSVLVYADLHEFEGDVPNSYKQEWESSGSVDQILKLLNELGETAELVTTPQDLLEKLNLYSSLEISKRPVLFHLMEGFRSRNRESLIPAVAELFGFAHTGSDAYAQAVSLDKNLTRNFASSLGLPVAPGILISSLDKNDVNISEKMNFPCFLKPAGEGSSLGIGETSFVVSQDDLISKLKLLKEEYVPYLLEEYLSGEEYTIAVMGSHTTGYQVSKPGRLILQEDLKVEEVYGEKTKSKNSMPERLIFDCLQPLERFLQERSLLLCNAIGTAGPARLDWKLNGNGDPFFLEINLTPGLSPFYSTFPICYRHGLGDEKSLFLEILNIARLELQNPRFLYSKTKKNFVPAKK; this is encoded by the coding sequence ATGAATGAAATATTTCCGAGCGTTCTTGTTTACGCGGATCTCCACGAGTTTGAAGGGGATGTTCCGAATTCTTACAAACAGGAATGGGAATCTTCCGGATCGGTGGATCAAATTCTCAAATTGTTAAACGAATTGGGGGAAACAGCCGAACTCGTCACAACGCCTCAAGATCTATTAGAAAAATTGAATCTCTATTCTTCTTTGGAAATTTCGAAAAGACCTGTTTTGTTTCATCTAATGGAGGGATTTCGTTCCAGAAACAGAGAATCTCTGATTCCAGCCGTCGCGGAGTTGTTCGGGTTTGCTCATACCGGTTCGGACGCATACGCCCAAGCGGTATCCTTGGATAAGAATTTGACCCGAAACTTTGCGAGTTCTCTGGGCTTGCCCGTGGCTCCTGGAATTTTGATTTCTTCTTTGGATAAAAATGACGTCAATATTTCCGAAAAAATGAACTTCCCCTGTTTTTTAAAACCTGCGGGAGAGGGTTCCAGTCTGGGAATCGGAGAGACGAGTTTTGTCGTTTCCCAAGATGATCTGATTTCCAAATTAAAACTGCTGAAAGAGGAATACGTTCCGTATCTTTTGGAAGAATACTTGAGTGGAGAAGAATATACAATTGCCGTAATGGGTTCCCATACTACCGGGTATCAGGTCAGCAAACCCGGAAGGTTGATCTTGCAAGAGGATTTAAAAGTGGAGGAAGTCTACGGAGAAAAAACAAAGTCCAAAAATTCTATGCCGGAAAGATTGATCTTTGATTGTTTGCAACCGTTGGAGAGGTTTCTCCAGGAACGAAGCCTTTTGCTTTGTAACGCGATCGGGACCGCGGGGCCCGCGAGATTGGATTGGAAACTGAATGGAAACGGGGATCCTTTTTTTCTGGAAATCAATCTGACCCCGGGGTTGTCTCCGTTTTATTCCACCTTCCCGATTTGTTATCGTCACGGCTTAGGGGACGAAAAATCCTTGTTCTTGGAGATTCTAAACATAGCTCGTTTGGAATTGCAAAATCCGCGTTTTTTATATTCAAAAACAAAAAAGAATTTCGTTCCCGCAAAAAAATAG
- the bfr gene encoding bacterioferritin, whose protein sequence is MKGNKEVIEILGEVLAAELTAINQYFIHAKMNKNWGFKKLADFMKHESIDEMKHADEIIDRILYLDGVPDLQRYMKINVGKNIQEILKVDLELEYAAVERFNRGIAIAVKNNDNGTRELFEKILVSEEEHIDWIEAQQEIIRQIGVENYLAQQIE, encoded by the coding sequence ATGAAAGGAAATAAAGAAGTCATCGAAATCCTTGGCGAAGTCCTCGCAGCGGAACTTACGGCAATCAATCAATATTTTATTCATGCAAAGATGAACAAGAATTGGGGTTTTAAAAAACTCGCTGATTTTATGAAACACGAATCCATCGACGAGATGAAACACGCGGACGAAATCATCGATCGGATTCTCTATCTGGACGGAGTTCCCGATCTTCAGAGATATATGAAGATCAATGTGGGAAAAAACATTCAAGAAATTCTCAAAGTGGATCTGGAACTCGAATACGCAGCAGTCGAACGATTCAATCGTGGGATTGCGATCGCGGTGAAAAATAACGATAACGGAACCAGAGAACTATTTGAGAAAATTTTAGTATCCGAAGAAGAACATATCGATTGGATTGAAGCACAACAAGAGATCATCCGTCAGATCGGCGTTGAAAATTACCTGGCACAACAAATCGAGTGA
- a CDS encoding DCC1-like thiol-disulfide oxidoreductase family protein: MEALIFLYDGECSFCSKLAAKLQHLNLNPKIRFRSFRDFPDRELREIHPSLSESTARGNVQMIANGRRYPGFFAIRKLSHSLKGYRWFAPLLYLPLIPIFGMIGMNLLKTLKRD; encoded by the coding sequence ATGGAAGCCTTGATTTTTTTATACGACGGAGAATGTTCTTTTTGTAGTAAGCTCGCGGCCAAACTGCAACACCTCAATCTCAATCCCAAAATTCGATTTCGATCGTTTCGAGACTTTCCAGATCGGGAACTGAGAGAGATTCACCCAAGCCTGAGCGAATCTACGGCGCGGGGAAACGTTCAAATGATCGCGAATGGAAGAAGATATCCCGGTTTTTTTGCGATTCGAAAACTCAGTCATTCCTTAAAAGGATACAGATGGTTTGCTCCCCTTCTCTATCTTCCTCTGATCCCCATTTTCGGAATGATCGGAATGAATCTGTTAAAAACCTTGAAACGCGATTAG
- a CDS encoding KamA family radical SAM protein: MKPSDLNSQAADLFGNVSQNRSDLYSSFLWTDYKAQLQNRVKGLELEKYFELTPGERIGIADTIRLNVSATPYYISLSDPEDSNCPIRRMILPRESESVFSPEESSDPLHEERLSPVKGLTHMYPDRVLLFTNHECSVYCRHCMRGRKVSDSKERMLTEDLEACFEYIRSHSEIRDVVLSGGDPLNLSDAKIDWILERLEKIEHVKICRLGTRNPVTLPFRITSELCNIIESHNTDRLSIFCNTQFNHAKECTPEAKEAVLKLLKAGVSVGNQCVLLKGINDSGEIMLELHKKLLELRIRAYYMYDPELIPGSRGFRTPLAKGIEIVGYLRGKIAGMGIPSFVNDLPGGGGKITMTPDWYLGFYKPKRMHVFRSALRGTYHLSPEPPDSTMEESYPLLSEEMWERISPNSYGAGEKSDDE; encoded by the coding sequence ATGAAACCCTCAGATTTGAATTCGCAGGCCGCCGATCTTTTCGGGAACGTTTCGCAAAATCGGTCCGATCTTTATTCTTCTTTTTTATGGACGGATTATAAGGCCCAGTTACAAAATCGTGTCAAGGGTTTGGAATTGGAGAAGTATTTCGAACTTACACCCGGAGAAAGGATCGGAATCGCAGACACGATTCGATTGAATGTTTCGGCGACTCCCTATTACATTTCTCTTTCAGATCCTGAAGATTCCAATTGTCCGATCCGGAGGATGATCCTACCTCGAGAATCCGAGTCCGTTTTTTCCCCGGAAGAATCTTCGGATCCCTTACACGAGGAAAGACTTTCTCCCGTGAAGGGATTGACTCACATGTATCCCGATCGAGTTTTACTTTTTACCAATCACGAATGTTCCGTGTATTGCAGACATTGTATGAGAGGACGAAAGGTTTCCGATTCCAAGGAAAGAATGCTCACCGAAGATTTGGAAGCTTGTTTTGAATACATTCGATCCCATTCGGAGATCAGAGACGTCGTTTTATCCGGCGGAGATCCTCTAAACTTGAGCGATGCAAAAATCGATTGGATTTTGGAACGTTTGGAAAAAATCGAGCACGTAAAGATCTGCAGACTCGGAACTAGAAATCCAGTCACATTGCCGTTCCGGATTACTTCAGAACTTTGTAATATAATAGAATCACATAATACCGATCGTCTTTCGATCTTTTGCAATACACAATTCAATCATGCAAAAGAGTGTACTCCGGAGGCAAAGGAAGCGGTTCTCAAACTCCTCAAGGCGGGAGTGAGCGTGGGAAATCAGTGTGTTCTTTTAAAGGGAATCAACGATTCCGGAGAGATCATGTTGGAACTTCATAAAAAACTGTTGGAGCTTCGGATTCGTGCGTATTATATGTATGATCCGGAACTCATTCCGGGTTCGCGCGGTTTTAGAACCCCTCTTGCAAAGGGGATCGAGATCGTCGGCTATCTCCGCGGAAAAATCGCGGGAATGGGGATTCCGTCGTTCGTAAATGATCTTCCCGGGGGGGGAGGAAAGATCACGATGACCCCCGATTGGTATCTTGGTTTTTACAAACCCAAACGGATGCACGTCTTCAGATCCGCGTTACGCGGAACCTATCACTTAAGTCCGGAACCGCCGGATTCTACGATGGAAGAATCGTATCCTTTGCTTTCCGAGGAAATGTGGGAGAGAATTTCTCCGAACAGTTACGGAGCCGGAGAGAAATCGGACGATGAATGA
- a CDS encoding iron-containing redox enzyme family protein, translating into MTILKPISFRTTLEESVRNHPVLTANRWLEQKEKRMEKEDLLLWLRQEYFVSVDFVNWFLNTAAISKNLDAKIVLVQNIWEELGEGKEEDSHVFILKKFLSDMNEIVEEKNCLPQTRAYLDLMQKITTTDFYSALGALGPANEYLLKLEYSRMFISFRDLRLRTGLPEGKFFQVNLEADESHSEKLFRLIEIVADTAEKKERVKEGNRLALDARLVFYEGLIAFQGF; encoded by the coding sequence ATGACGATTTTAAAACCCATATCGTTTCGAACGACTCTGGAAGAATCCGTTCGAAACCACCCCGTTCTTACCGCCAATCGATGGCTGGAACAAAAAGAAAAGAGAATGGAAAAAGAGGATCTTCTTCTCTGGCTCCGTCAGGAATACTTTGTGAGCGTGGATTTTGTAAACTGGTTTCTCAATACCGCGGCCATCAGCAAAAACCTCGATGCCAAGATTGTTCTCGTTCAGAATATCTGGGAAGAATTGGGGGAAGGTAAGGAGGAGGATTCCCACGTTTTTATTTTGAAAAAATTTCTTTCGGATATGAACGAGATCGTGGAGGAAAAAAATTGTCTTCCCCAAACCAGGGCGTATTTGGATTTGATGCAAAAAATCACAACTACCGATTTTTATTCCGCGCTCGGGGCGCTCGGACCCGCCAACGAATATTTGCTAAAACTAGAATATTCAAGAATGTTTATATCATTTCGGGATCTGAGGCTCAGAACCGGTCTTCCGGAAGGAAAATTCTTTCAAGTCAATTTGGAGGCGGACGAGTCTCATTCCGAAAAATTATTTCGACTCATTGAAATTGTCGCAGACACGGCGGAAAAAAAGGAGCGAGTAAAAGAGGGCAACCGTCTCGCGCTGGACGCAAGGCTTGTTTTTTACGAAGGTCTAATCGCGTTTCAAGGTTTTTAA
- a CDS encoding HAD family hydrolase, with amino-acid sequence MTSFSGDSLQALAFDVDGTLFSSEEIILEVYKDSIEYFSKTSGIRIELPSRDRIMLEIGKPVKTIFLNLLPQLEESQRDSISDSVLRFLCDRIKNGEGEFYPKVKETIESLSKKGFRILAASNGRRPYVETILEVAGVLSLFDPILVLDNDRIKTKGGILKEYVKLYGLEPEKILMIGDRLSDHEAARQNGCPFAFCAYGHAPEGEIPDFELELKNLEDLARIL; translated from the coding sequence ATGACTTCCTTTTCCGGCGATTCTCTCCAGGCACTTGCATTCGATGTGGATGGAACCTTATTCTCTTCCGAGGAAATCATCCTCGAAGTTTACAAGGATTCCATAGAATATTTTTCCAAAACTTCCGGGATTCGCATAGAGCTCCCATCCCGGGATCGAATCATGCTGGAAATCGGGAAACCGGTCAAAACCATTTTTCTCAATCTTCTCCCCCAACTGGAAGAATCTCAAAGAGACAGTATTTCGGACAGCGTCCTTCGTTTTCTCTGTGATAGAATCAAAAATGGAGAAGGAGAATTCTATCCTAAGGTTAAAGAGACGATCGAATCTCTTTCCAAAAAAGGTTTTCGAATTTTGGCGGCGTCGAACGGACGCAGACCGTATGTGGAAACCATTCTTGAAGTGGCCGGTGTTCTTTCTTTATTTGATCCTATCCTCGTCTTGGATAACGATCGCATCAAAACCAAGGGTGGGATTCTCAAAGAATACGTAAAACTTTACGGGTTGGAACCGGAGAAAATCCTGATGATCGGAGATCGACTCTCGGATCACGAAGCTGCGAGACAAAACGGATGTCCGTTTGCCTTTTGCGCTTACGGTCACGCTCCCGAAGGAGAAATTCCGGATTTTGAATTGGAGCTCAAAAACCTGGAAGATCTGGCTCGAATCCTCTGA
- a CDS encoding acetylglutamate kinase: MKHQEILLKLLEVTENTKDSFQFLKLFQSIQPEKFAVIYADSGTLMESAEALLYNLKLLHKLELYPVVILDKDGISYTNLFYRNQTKEETDSALPGKLFRNFHNLEGSVASALAEKKLPVFITEERGSALFEFLTKLCSTLHTKKLIYLNHRGAIYSGGEKISIYDVDSTIKPDPSDIILLHSCLELYKNVNDSDFGIAITSASSLLKELFTIKGSGTLIRKKNRIDFISNPHSIPKEKINFLIERAFQKSLKENFWDQEFSGVLLESEYKGCALIKKTPYGSFLSKFAVDEIARGEGVGRDIWDQMIQRFPVLFWRAKKENTISKWYMKVCDGMQKEDIWIYFWIGVREEHIQGVCSFLKNLPQDLEDKKEMSTF; the protein is encoded by the coding sequence ATGAAACACCAGGAAATTCTCCTAAAACTTTTAGAAGTCACAGAGAACACAAAGGATTCGTTTCAATTTTTAAAACTTTTCCAGTCCATTCAACCGGAAAAGTTCGCCGTCATCTACGCGGATTCCGGGACATTGATGGAATCTGCCGAAGCCCTTCTTTACAACCTCAAACTTCTACATAAGCTCGAACTCTATCCTGTCGTAATTCTGGATAAGGACGGAATTTCCTACACCAATCTTTTTTACAGAAATCAAACCAAGGAGGAAACGGATTCCGCGCTTCCGGGAAAATTGTTTCGTAACTTTCACAATCTCGAAGGTTCGGTAGCGTCTGCGCTTGCCGAAAAAAAATTACCGGTATTTATCACGGAAGAAAGAGGCTCGGCGCTTTTTGAATTTTTAACAAAACTCTGTTCTACTCTTCATACAAAAAAGTTAATCTACTTGAATCACCGAGGCGCGATTTATTCCGGTGGGGAAAAAATTTCCATCTACGACGTGGATTCTACGATCAAACCGGATCCATCGGATATCATCCTCTTACATTCCTGTCTGGAACTTTATAAAAACGTAAACGACTCCGATTTTGGAATCGCGATCACATCCGCGTCGTCTCTTTTAAAGGAACTGTTTACGATTAAGGGAAGCGGAACCCTGATTCGCAAAAAAAATCGAATCGACTTTATCTCCAATCCTCATTCGATCCCGAAAGAAAAAATAAATTTCCTGATCGAAAGGGCGTTTCAAAAATCCCTTAAAGAAAACTTTTGGGACCAAGAGTTTTCGGGAGTTCTTTTAGAATCGGAATACAAAGGATGCGCTCTCATCAAAAAAACTCCGTATGGCTCCTTTCTTTCCAAATTTGCAGTGGACGAAATCGCAAGAGGAGAAGGTGTAGGAAGGGATATCTGGGATCAGATGATTCAAAGATTTCCAGTCCTTTTTTGGAGAGCTAAAAAGGAGAACACGATCTCCAAGTGGTATATGAAAGTCTGTGACGGGATGCAGAAAGAGGATATCTGGATCTACTTTTGGATTGGGGTTCGAGAAGAACATATTCAGGGTGTCTGTTCTTTTTTAAAAAATCTTCCGCAAGATTTAGAAGATAAAAAAGAAATGAGTACATTTTAA
- a CDS encoding class I SAM-dependent RNA methyltransferase, translating into MTNFKNPAPKKSLRLKVRKPEGKFSSSGESREKNLPSKTEWDFSKPDSFEYHASCPDGLSGLLREEILEYGLTIVAENRGGVFFQGPAKALKEFILTTGIASGISISLKYWRVESPEDLYNQALQFPFEKIIGPEHAIRIDSTTKDSLKDSRYATYKLKDAIFDRFRSKGKETPKISRDEPDFLFYLRSHSDHAKLSLGLNTKPLQQRGHGRIGGDAPMREVLASALVRYSGWDTKSVLYDPFCGSGTIVIEAALKLLYGGFTNYRSLDSSLPFQKLFGEPSLTENAGKTSGITIFASDQDEKALNLAKLNAKNAGVDHLIEFFVSDATFAENEKQISNGFIVTNPPYGVRLGTKEEAKEIYIAWGRKLKDHFGGNTLALVCGDTSLLGFLKLKKDKEQSLTIGKLKGKLVAYTLGKTSN; encoded by the coding sequence GTGACAAACTTTAAAAATCCAGCTCCTAAAAAGTCCCTAAGGCTGAAAGTAAGAAAGCCGGAGGGAAAATTTTCATCCTCCGGAGAATCGAGAGAAAAAAACCTTCCTTCCAAAACGGAATGGGATTTTTCAAAACCGGATTCCTTCGAATACCACGCTTCCTGTCCGGACGGTTTGTCCGGCTTACTTCGGGAAGAAATCCTGGAATACGGACTGACCATCGTCGCCGAAAACAGAGGCGGCGTTTTTTTTCAAGGTCCGGCAAAAGCTCTCAAAGAATTTATCCTCACCACGGGCATCGCATCAGGAATCAGCATTTCTCTCAAGTATTGGAGAGTGGAAAGTCCAGAAGATCTCTACAATCAGGCCCTGCAGTTTCCTTTTGAAAAAATCATCGGCCCCGAACATGCGATCCGAATCGATTCCACAACAAAGGATTCTCTCAAGGATTCACGTTATGCGACCTATAAACTCAAGGACGCGATCTTTGATCGTTTTCGTTCCAAGGGAAAAGAAACTCCTAAAATTTCCAGAGACGAGCCCGACTTTCTATTCTATCTTCGTTCCCATTCCGATCACGCAAAACTTTCCTTAGGTTTAAATACGAAACCTCTTCAACAAAGAGGTCACGGAAGAATCGGAGGAGACGCCCCTATGAGGGAGGTTCTCGCTTCCGCGCTTGTTCGTTATTCCGGTTGGGACACCAAATCCGTGTTATACGATCCATTCTGCGGTAGCGGAACGATCGTCATCGAAGCGGCGCTCAAACTTTTATACGGCGGATTTACCAATTACAGAAGTTTGGATTCCTCTCTTCCGTTTCAAAAATTGTTCGGAGAACCGTCTCTGACCGAAAACGCGGGAAAAACCTCGGGAATTACGATCTTTGCCTCCGATCAGGATGAGAAAGCCTTAAACCTTGCAAAACTAAATGCAAAAAACGCAGGAGTCGATCACTTGATCGAATTTTTTGTATCCGATGCGACCTTCGCCGAAAATGAAAAACAAATTTCCAACGGATTTATCGTGACCAATCCTCCTTACGGTGTTCGATTGGGGACTAAAGAAGAGGCAAAGGAAATCTACATCGCTTGGGGTAGAAAGCTAAAGGATCATTTCGGAGGCAACACTCTCGCTTTGGTTTGCGGGGACACGTCCTTGCTCGGCTTTCTGAAGCTCAAAAAAGATAAAGAACAATCGCTCACAATCGGCAAACTCAAGGGAAAATTAGTTGCATATACGCTGGGTAAAACATCCAATTGA